One stretch of Deinococcus roseus DNA includes these proteins:
- a CDS encoding ABC transporter permease encodes MPYLLRKLLFLLLTLWVAVTLNFILPRLVPGDPIGAMLAKYQGRFTLDSIDALRVAYGLDDKSTPIQQYFTYLWKLLHGDLGRSISLYPTPVVEVLGTIAPYTIGLVGFATVMAFLLGSAMGVYSAWRRGDLIADNLPMLALFLNSMPYFWLALLLLFFLAYKLSLFPLSGALDPFPGPAFSAGWWKSLLWHGTLPALTIVVTSAGGWLLTMRNNVISVMSEDYVAFARAKGLPNGRILSRYVLRNALIPSFTGFGMALGFVVGGSVLVEVVFSYPGLGLYLNNAVYALDYPLMQAIFLMIAAAVLLANFVVDMLYSVLDPRVRDGGAA; translated from the coding sequence ATGCCTTACCTGCTCCGCAAATTGCTGTTCCTGCTGCTCACCCTGTGGGTGGCGGTGACCCTGAATTTCATCCTGCCCCGACTGGTGCCCGGAGATCCCATCGGGGCGATGCTGGCCAAATACCAGGGCCGCTTCACGCTGGATTCCATTGACGCCCTGAGGGTCGCATATGGCCTGGATGACAAGAGCACCCCCATCCAGCAGTACTTCACCTACCTGTGGAAGTTGCTGCACGGAGACCTGGGCCGCTCCATCAGCCTGTACCCGACCCCGGTTGTAGAGGTGCTGGGCACCATCGCCCCTTACACCATCGGTCTGGTGGGCTTTGCCACCGTGATGGCCTTTCTGCTTGGGAGCGCAATGGGCGTGTACAGCGCGTGGCGCAGGGGAGACCTCATCGCAGACAACCTGCCCATGCTGGCCCTCTTTCTGAACAGCATGCCCTACTTCTGGCTGGCTTTGCTTTTGTTGTTCTTCCTGGCCTACAAACTCAGCCTCTTTCCGCTCAGTGGTGCACTCGATCCTTTCCCCGGTCCTGCTTTCAGTGCGGGCTGGTGGAAATCCTTGCTCTGGCACGGCACTTTGCCTGCCCTGACCATCGTGGTGACTTCTGCCGGAGGCTGGCTCCTGACCATGCGCAACAACGTGATCAGCGTCATGTCCGAAGACTACGTGGCCTTCGCCAGGGCCAAAGGGCTTCCCAACGGAAGAATCCTCAGCCGTTATGTGCTCAGGAACGCCCTGATTCCCAGCTTCACGGGATTCGGGATGGCCCTGGGTTTTGTGGTGGGCGGGTCGGTGCTCGTCGAGGTGGTGTTCTCCTACCCCGGTCTGGGCCTGTACCTCAACAATGCGGTTTATGCGCTGGATTACCCCCTGATGCAGGCCATTTTTCTGATGATTGCTGCCGCCGTTCTGCTGGCCAACTTTGTGGTGGACATGCTCTACAGCGTGCTTGACCCCCGCGTGCGGGATGGAGGTGCAGCATGA
- a CDS encoding ABC transporter substrate-binding protein: protein MKKTVLSTLALLTIGLSATALAAEPQRPFTVVRTLQWGSFNLNPFTPNDQHLPPTLSAIYETLFFVNNLNGKVTNVLGTKYKWSKDNLTLTVNTRDGVKWNDGKAFSAEDVAFTFNYLKKNNLSSIWSSGLTSVTATNDNTVVFKFKEPNAPIFPFIATQAIVPEHIWSKIANPTMETNQKAVGTGPFVFDSYSQQALRVLKNPNYWMGDKPYIDAIVWLPTNGNDAALLKMLKAEGDFSYIGLTDPKAQYASKGKNNTYWWPVNSTNFLYFNNAKAPFSDADFRRAIAQGINTSEAALKAYAGVLKGADVSAVIPAQKKVWFPNTPADIDLKFDPAAADKALTAAGYKKDASGKRLGKDGKPLPTFKILVGAGWTDYITLAQVVSDNLEVLGINSTVDQQAFSGYITGFQTGTYDMGVSWSWGTGPTPYYLFYQSFHPNNTAPVGQTSPSNLTRYTNPVVTKALDEFRATSNAAAQKKALSTAVTQVMKDLPWLPLTDRSQFGIFNTTRFTNFPSDKNPYYDGNVDDQAGTRLLFLNVKPR, encoded by the coding sequence ATGAAGAAAACCGTGCTGTCCACCCTGGCCCTGCTCACCATCGGTCTGTCTGCCACCGCCCTTGCTGCTGAGCCCCAGCGCCCCTTCACCGTGGTGCGCACCCTGCAATGGGGGTCTTTCAACCTCAACCCCTTCACGCCCAACGACCAGCACCTGCCCCCCACCCTCTCTGCCATCTACGAAACGCTGTTCTTTGTGAACAACCTCAACGGCAAAGTCACCAACGTGCTGGGCACCAAATACAAGTGGTCCAAGGACAACCTGACCCTCACGGTCAACACCAGAGACGGGGTCAAGTGGAACGACGGCAAAGCCTTCAGCGCAGAAGATGTGGCTTTCACCTTCAATTACCTGAAGAAAAACAATTTGTCCAGCATCTGGAGCAGTGGCCTCACCAGTGTGACCGCCACCAACGACAACACTGTGGTGTTCAAATTCAAAGAACCCAATGCCCCCATCTTCCCCTTCATTGCCACCCAGGCCATCGTGCCAGAGCACATCTGGAGCAAGATTGCCAACCCCACCATGGAAACCAACCAGAAAGCCGTGGGCACCGGACCCTTTGTGTTTGACAGCTACAGCCAGCAGGCCCTGCGCGTTCTGAAAAACCCCAACTACTGGATGGGAGACAAGCCCTACATCGACGCCATCGTGTGGCTGCCCACCAACGGCAATGACGCAGCGCTTTTAAAGATGCTCAAAGCCGAGGGGGATTTCTCCTACATCGGCCTGACCGACCCCAAAGCGCAGTACGCCAGCAAAGGCAAGAACAACACCTACTGGTGGCCTGTGAACAGCACCAACTTCCTGTACTTCAACAACGCCAAGGCCCCCTTCAGCGATGCAGATTTCAGAAGGGCCATTGCGCAGGGCATCAACACCAGTGAAGCTGCCCTCAAAGCCTACGCCGGGGTGCTCAAAGGTGCAGACGTGAGCGCTGTGATTCCCGCCCAGAAGAAAGTCTGGTTCCCCAATACCCCTGCAGACATCGACCTGAAGTTTGACCCTGCTGCAGCAGACAAAGCCCTCACGGCTGCCGGGTACAAGAAAGACGCCAGTGGCAAGCGTCTGGGCAAAGACGGCAAGCCCCTCCCCACCTTCAAGATCCTGGTGGGCGCAGGCTGGACCGACTACATCACCCTGGCCCAGGTGGTCAGCGACAACCTGGAGGTGCTGGGCATCAACAGCACCGTGGACCAGCAGGCCTTCAGCGGGTACATCACCGGCTTCCAGACCGGCACCTACGACATGGGCGTGTCCTGGAGCTGGGGCACCGGACCCACCCCCTACTACCTGTTCTACCAGTCTTTCCACCCCAACAACACCGCTCCGGTGGGCCAGACCTCTCCCAGCAACCTGACCCGTTACACCAACCCTGTGGTCACCAAAGCGCTCGATGAATTCCGCGCCACCAGCAACGCTGCAGCCCAGAAGAAAGCCCTCTCCACCGCCGTCACCCAGGTGATGAAAGACCTGCCCTGGCTGCCCCTCACGGACCGAAGCCAGTTCGGCATCTTCAACACCACCCGCTTCACCAACTTCCCCAGCGACAAGAACCCCTACTACGACGGCAACGTCGACGATCAGGCCGGAACCCGCCTGCTGTTCCTCAACGTCAAACCCCGCTGA
- a CDS encoding ABC transporter substrate-binding protein, whose translation MSNKMQKRSSQALVWLLTAALAGSAAHAAGVTLTIACDGSGAGFEQCKSGANVWAKKTGNTVKVFESPQLSNDRLGLTQQQMAARSDTIDVYMIDVVWPGILSQHFVDLKGKVPQSTLNQYFPAMIQANTVGGKLVAIPWFTDAGLLFYRKDLLEKYGYKTPPKSYEELARMAQKVQAGERKTNKNFQGFVFQGKDYEGLTCDALEWIYAYKGGTIIDDEGNITINNTNAARALTQAASWVKKIAPEGVTTYAEEDARGVFQSGNALFMRNWPYAWSNAQNPDSLIKGKVGVAPMPKGGAAGQQSATLGGWGLAVSSYSKNQAAAIDLVLYLTGAEEQKERALNIGANPTLKALYTDKDILKANPFVGSLYDVFMNAVPRPSAPTGLKYNQVSQAFSGAVHDVLTGKQKAPAALKQLEADLNRIKGRGW comes from the coding sequence ATGTCGAACAAAATGCAAAAACGGTCTTCTCAAGCCCTGGTCTGGCTGCTCACTGCGGCCCTCGCTGGCAGTGCTGCCCACGCTGCCGGAGTCACCCTCACCATTGCCTGTGATGGCAGCGGAGCAGGTTTCGAGCAATGCAAATCCGGTGCAAATGTCTGGGCCAAAAAGACCGGCAACACCGTCAAGGTCTTCGAGTCTCCCCAGCTTTCCAACGACCGTCTGGGCCTCACCCAGCAGCAGATGGCCGCCAGGAGCGACACCATCGATGTGTACATGATCGATGTGGTCTGGCCCGGCATCCTTTCGCAGCACTTTGTGGACCTGAAGGGCAAGGTGCCCCAGAGCACCCTGAACCAGTACTTCCCGGCCATGATTCAGGCCAACACCGTGGGAGGCAAGCTGGTGGCCATTCCCTGGTTCACCGATGCAGGCCTCCTGTTCTACCGCAAAGATTTGCTGGAAAAATACGGCTACAAAACCCCTCCCAAATCCTACGAGGAACTGGCCCGCATGGCCCAGAAAGTGCAGGCGGGTGAGCGCAAAACCAACAAGAACTTCCAGGGCTTTGTCTTCCAGGGCAAAGACTACGAGGGCCTCACCTGTGACGCTCTGGAATGGATTTATGCCTACAAGGGCGGCACCATCATTGATGATGAAGGAAACATCACCATCAACAACACCAATGCGGCCAGAGCCCTGACGCAGGCCGCCAGCTGGGTGAAGAAAATCGCTCCCGAAGGCGTGACCACCTACGCCGAGGAAGATGCCCGTGGGGTGTTCCAGTCGGGCAATGCGCTGTTCATGCGCAACTGGCCTTACGCCTGGTCCAACGCCCAGAACCCCGACAGCCTGATCAAAGGCAAGGTGGGCGTGGCCCCCATGCCCAAGGGTGGCGCTGCAGGACAGCAGTCCGCCACGCTGGGCGGCTGGGGACTGGCCGTGTCCAGCTACAGCAAAAACCAGGCTGCGGCCATCGATCTGGTGCTGTACCTGACCGGAGCCGAAGAACAGAAAGAGCGTGCACTGAACATCGGGGCCAACCCCACCCTCAAAGCCCTCTACACCGACAAAGACATCCTGAAAGCCAACCCCTTTGTGGGCAGCCTGTACGACGTGTTCATGAATGCCGTGCCGCGTCCTTCTGCCCCCACCGGACTGAAGTACAACCAGGTGTCTCAGGCCTTTTCTGGGGCAGTGCACGACGTGCTGACCGGAAAACAGAAAGCCCCTGCAGCCCTGAAACAACTGGAAGCCGACCTCAACCGCATCAAAGGCCGGGGCTGGTGA
- a CDS encoding dipeptide/oligopeptide/nickel ABC transporter permease/ATP-binding protein translates to MNQDLFRQPRAIAGMVLLGVLVLMGVFAPLLTEFNPNRGDLPFWLPPSKEHLLGTTALGQDIFSQMLYGSRLTLLVGFVAGITTTLIAVTLGLTAAYFGGWIDETINTLTNVFLVLPGLPLLIVASTFLQGGGLYSIILVISFTGWAFGARVIRSQALALRSRDFIHASSVIGESPWRIIFFEMMPNMTGLIAANFFGAALYAVLSEAALSFIGLGDVGLVTWGTMLFWAGAKGALLQGAWWWIAAPGLCISLVGTSFALLNFTIDQLQNPRLMVGPARRKKAVQRQTAAAPLPGVLLDIRDLNAGYRTSKGQVRAVREVSLTVKPGEFVGLAGESGCGKSTLAFAATRLLEAPGEVFSGQSLLNGQDLLSLPEAQLRQTRWRDYSVVFQASMNILNPIIKVREQVYDAMLFHGVTDRKRLDSRARELFRLVGIRPEFLDSFPHQLSGGMKQRVVIAIALALEPRLIVMDEPTTALDVVVQRSILQEIDQVRRKLGISIVFITHDLSLLVEMADRICIMYAGEIVEEAPAQKLYQHPQHPYTRKLMNAFPPLTGPKERRDGIPGRPPALSQELKGCPFFERCDLRMAGTCDTFKPQRSETETDHAVACFLHETSGKEPSRETFKRA, encoded by the coding sequence ATGAACCAGGACCTTTTCAGGCAACCCAGAGCGATTGCAGGCATGGTGCTGCTCGGCGTTCTGGTGTTGATGGGCGTGTTTGCCCCCCTGCTCACCGAATTCAACCCCAACAGAGGGGATCTGCCGTTCTGGCTTCCTCCATCAAAAGAACACCTGCTGGGCACCACCGCACTGGGCCAGGACATCTTCTCCCAGATGCTTTACGGGTCCAGGCTCACCCTGCTGGTGGGTTTTGTGGCTGGCATCACCACCACCCTGATTGCTGTGACCCTGGGCCTCACTGCGGCTTACTTTGGGGGCTGGATCGATGAGACCATCAACACCCTCACCAACGTTTTTCTGGTGCTGCCCGGCCTTCCCCTGCTGATCGTGGCCAGCACCTTCCTGCAAGGGGGCGGGCTGTACTCCATCATTCTGGTGATTTCCTTTACCGGATGGGCGTTCGGGGCACGGGTGATCCGTTCACAGGCATTGGCGCTGAGAAGCCGGGATTTCATTCATGCGTCCAGCGTGATTGGTGAAAGCCCCTGGCGCATCATCTTCTTTGAAATGATGCCCAACATGACCGGCCTGATCGCCGCCAATTTTTTTGGTGCAGCGCTGTATGCCGTGCTGAGCGAAGCCGCCCTGTCTTTTATTGGCCTGGGAGATGTGGGGCTGGTCACCTGGGGCACCATGCTGTTCTGGGCTGGGGCCAAGGGGGCACTCTTGCAAGGCGCATGGTGGTGGATTGCTGCCCCCGGACTGTGCATCTCGCTGGTGGGCACCAGTTTTGCGCTGCTGAATTTCACCATCGACCAGCTTCAAAACCCGAGACTCATGGTGGGGCCCGCCCGCCGCAAAAAAGCTGTGCAGCGCCAGACTGCAGCGGCACCCCTGCCCGGAGTGCTGCTGGACATCCGGGACCTGAACGCTGGATACCGCACCTCCAAAGGCCAGGTCCGGGCTGTGCGGGAAGTCAGCCTGACCGTCAAACCCGGTGAATTTGTGGGCCTGGCCGGAGAATCAGGATGCGGAAAATCCACCCTGGCCTTCGCGGCCACCAGACTGCTGGAAGCCCCCGGAGAGGTGTTCTCTGGACAGTCCCTCCTGAACGGTCAGGATTTGCTGTCCCTGCCCGAAGCACAACTCAGGCAAACCCGCTGGAGGGATTACTCGGTGGTGTTCCAGGCCTCCATGAACATCCTCAACCCCATCATCAAGGTGCGCGAACAGGTCTACGACGCCATGCTGTTCCACGGGGTCACCGACAGAAAGCGCCTGGACAGCCGCGCAAGAGAACTCTTCAGGCTGGTGGGCATCCGGCCCGAATTTCTGGACAGCTTCCCACACCAGCTTTCTGGAGGCATGAAACAGCGGGTGGTGATTGCCATTGCACTCGCCTTGGAACCCAGACTGATTGTGATGGACGAACCGACCACAGCACTTGATGTGGTGGTGCAGCGCTCCATCCTGCAGGAAATCGATCAGGTGCGGCGCAAACTGGGGATCTCCATTGTGTTCATCACCCATGACCTGTCCCTCCTGGTGGAGATGGCAGACCGCATCTGCATCATGTACGCCGGGGAAATTGTGGAAGAGGCCCCCGCCCAGAAGCTCTACCAGCACCCCCAGCATCCTTACACCCGCAAACTGATGAACGCCTTTCCTCCGCTCACCGGACCAAAAGAACGGCGCGATGGCATTCCGGGCCGACCTCCAGCGCTCAGTCAGGAACTCAAAGGCTGCCCCTTCTTCGAGCGCTGCGATTTGCGCATGGCGGGCACCTGCGACACCTTCAAGCCACAGCGCAGCGAAACCGAAACCGACCACGCTGTGGCCTGCTTCCTGCACGAAACCAGCGGAAAGGAGCCTTCCCGTGAAACCTTCAAGCGTGCTTGA
- a CDS encoding glycoside hydrolase family 31 protein, with protein sequence MFNRIEVNNRLIQLSGLHSRAEISHPAPEIWRFRIRPRGYLRGETLPEKRSMAVLPLEHLEFQSDPESWLFSTAESSLQVFRNGSVQVRHKGAEVVFIEGIQGEFQPAVPVNRQRTSVTLQASLGEAYLGFGEKVGPLNKRGMKFTFWNTDVQPHHPDTDPLYQSIPFFMGIREGKAWGFFLDESARSTVDVAKNHPERIVWTAESGELDLYFVLGDTPADILKSYTTLTGRTPLPPLWSLGLHQSRYSYETAEEVQEVIQSYRSHQIPLDAIHLDIHHMDAYKVFTFDRHRFPEPKTLSDWAAGHGVKLITIMDPGIKKEARYPMYEEAAAQDFLVKTDRGDVFVGEVWPDPAVFPDFTREDVQKWWGQKHAGMLESGIAGFWNDMNEPSCFSCHSPVDPALRFGNTLPDDVRHGNMRHLEAHNLYALGMCKSTFEGLKTLQPEKRPFIVTRAGYAGIQRYSAVWTGDNSAHWEHMEMNLQLLLSLGLSGVPFVGSDLGGFLSNASGELVTRWTWLGAFFPFMRNHSSIGTDYQEPWAFPEHLPHIRSAIQFRYRLLPYLYTLMKEAEETGLPPMRAISLHHPEHQNHLSDQFLFGESLLVAPILRPYHTHRSVLFPSAGWMDFAAEDSQQHDAGYGLVSAGLDRIPVFLKPGGIVPLTDPASSTSTAFWDTLEWHVHVGSEGEFVLYEDEGEGNQPGIRTTVRIEHLAGRVRITRAGRQRSSEVLWVYGLDAAGPVKLDWTADEVLLESGVSEQQLDLVQ encoded by the coding sequence ATGTTCAATCGCATCGAGGTCAACAACAGGCTGATTCAGCTTTCAGGCCTGCACAGCCGGGCAGAAATCAGCCACCCTGCCCCCGAAATCTGGCGTTTCCGCATCCGTCCCAGAGGCTACCTGAGGGGCGAAACCCTCCCTGAAAAACGCAGCATGGCCGTGCTTCCTCTGGAGCACCTAGAGTTCCAGTCCGACCCGGAAAGCTGGCTGTTCAGCACAGCAGAGAGCAGTTTGCAGGTGTTCCGCAATGGCAGCGTGCAGGTGCGTCACAAAGGTGCCGAGGTGGTTTTCATTGAGGGCATCCAGGGAGAATTTCAGCCTGCAGTGCCGGTCAACCGCCAGCGCACCAGCGTGACCTTGCAGGCTTCGCTGGGTGAAGCCTACCTGGGTTTTGGCGAAAAAGTCGGCCCCCTCAACAAACGGGGCATGAAATTCACCTTCTGGAACACCGACGTGCAACCGCACCACCCGGACACCGATCCGCTGTACCAGTCGATTCCCTTTTTCATGGGCATCCGTGAGGGTAAAGCCTGGGGCTTTTTTCTGGATGAAAGTGCCCGGTCCACAGTGGATGTCGCTAAAAACCACCCCGAACGCATCGTCTGGACTGCAGAAAGCGGTGAACTGGATTTGTATTTCGTGCTGGGAGACACCCCCGCAGACATTCTGAAGTCCTACACCACCCTGACCGGGCGCACCCCCTTGCCCCCACTCTGGTCCCTGGGCCTGCACCAGTCCAGATACAGCTACGAAACTGCTGAAGAGGTGCAGGAGGTGATCCAGAGCTACCGCAGCCACCAGATTCCCCTGGACGCCATCCATCTGGACATCCACCACATGGATGCCTACAAGGTTTTCACTTTTGACAGGCACCGCTTCCCAGAGCCAAAAACTCTATCGGACTGGGCCGCAGGGCATGGGGTGAAACTGATCACCATCATGGACCCTGGCATCAAGAAAGAAGCCAGGTACCCGATGTACGAAGAAGCTGCTGCACAGGATTTTCTGGTCAAGACCGATCGGGGAGATGTCTTTGTGGGTGAGGTCTGGCCTGACCCTGCGGTTTTCCCGGATTTCACCCGTGAGGACGTGCAGAAGTGGTGGGGCCAGAAACATGCTGGAATGCTGGAAAGTGGCATTGCTGGCTTCTGGAACGACATGAACGAACCCAGTTGCTTCTCCTGCCATTCTCCCGTTGACCCTGCTTTGCGTTTTGGGAACACCCTGCCAGACGATGTGCGGCACGGCAACATGCGGCATCTGGAGGCGCACAACCTGTATGCGCTGGGGATGTGCAAATCCACCTTTGAAGGTCTGAAGACCCTGCAACCCGAGAAGCGCCCTTTCATTGTGACCCGTGCAGGGTACGCAGGCATCCAGCGCTATTCTGCAGTGTGGACCGGAGACAATTCTGCCCACTGGGAACACATGGAGATGAATTTGCAACTCCTGCTCTCTCTGGGGCTTTCCGGGGTGCCGTTTGTGGGCAGCGATCTGGGGGGTTTTCTCTCCAATGCCAGTGGTGAACTGGTCACGCGCTGGACCTGGCTCGGGGCGTTTTTCCCCTTCATGCGCAACCACAGCTCGATTGGGACGGATTACCAGGAGCCCTGGGCCTTCCCTGAGCACCTGCCTCACATCCGCTCTGCAATTCAATTCCGTTACCGTCTGCTGCCTTACCTGTACACCCTGATGAAAGAAGCAGAGGAGACCGGACTGCCCCCCATGCGGGCGATCAGTTTGCACCATCCTGAGCACCAGAACCACCTTTCGGACCAGTTTCTGTTCGGGGAAAGTTTGCTGGTTGCTCCAATTCTGCGCCCTTACCACACCCACCGCAGTGTGCTGTTCCCGTCTGCAGGTTGGATGGACTTCGCTGCAGAGGACAGCCAGCAGCACGATGCAGGGTACGGTCTGGTTTCGGCAGGTCTGGACCGGATTCCGGTCTTTCTGAAACCCGGAGGCATTGTGCCCCTGACAGACCCGGCTTCCAGCACCAGTACGGCTTTCTGGGACACCCTGGAATGGCATGTGCATGTGGGATCAGAGGGGGAATTTGTGCTTTACGAGGACGAGGGAGAAGGAAACCAGCCTGGAATCCGCACCACTGTGCGCATTGAGCATCTGGCAGGTCGGGTGCGCATCACCAGAGCAGGCCGCCAGCGGTCCAGCGAAGTGCTGTGGGTCTACGGTCTGGACGCTGCAGGTCCGGTGAAACTGGACTGGACTGCAGATGAAGTGCTGCTGGAAAGCGGGGTTTCAGAACAGCAGCTGGATCTGGTGCAGTAG